The following DNA comes from Elusimicrobiota bacterium.
TAAGCAATATCATTTTATTCCATAAAAAAGCCAAATCTAATTTTTTTATATTTTTGACAAGTAATAGCAGATGATTTAAGTCCAATCGCAAAACCAGCAGATGCAAACCAATTGCCAGCCAGAATAGTACGATAAGTCTGAAATAAAAATATGAAAAACCTACAACAAATCCAAGAAGAAAGAAAATATAATTTTTCTTTACACGATACAAAATATGAAAGATTAAAATAAAATGGAGCAGCCCTGAAGTTAATGTAATGATATAATTATATGTATTGAAAGTAACTTTCATAAAGAATGGCGAAGCAACTGCTAAAATTAATGTAGCGATATTAGCAATCCATTGATTGCAGGTTAGCCGAATATAATAGTGATAACAGTAAAGAAAAATTACTGTAATAGTGAAAGGAATCAATTGAGAAATCGCTGCGGCGGAACCAAAAATCTTGAAAAGTGGCATTAAGAGAACCGGGTCTAAACTACCATAGTATCTTCCACCCCAATAATAAAGTGAGAATTTGCCGTTTAAAAAATTCTTTGCCATAAGCCCTAAAATAGCGGTATCTGAATTATAGAATATATCCCAGAAAATAACATATGGCAGCCGAACAGTAGCGGCTAACATCAAAATTAATAAAATGACCAATCGGTTTATCGCACCTGTTTTAGAAGTTTCCATACTAAAAAAATCGCTTCCCAGATAATATTTTTTGAGATTTTGGATTTGCCCTGTGTTCTGTCTACAAAAATTATCGGGTATTCAAAAATTTTATAGCCGTGTCTGTATGTTCTATATTTCATTTCAATTAAAAATCCATAGCCCTCAGATTTTATCTCATCAAGATTTATACTTTCAAGCACTTCCCGACGAAACCCCATAAAACCGGATGTGCAGTCATTAACAGGAAACTGCAAGATTGTTTTAGCATACAAATTGCCACAGCGTGAGATAAGTTTTCGCTGATAAGGCCAGTTCCTAACACCGCCACATTTGACATAGCGGGAACCAATAATTAAATCGTAATCTGTAAATTTTTTCAGAAATTCAGGCAGATAATCCGGGCTGTGCGAAAAATCCGCATCCATCGTAAAAATATGAGTAAAATCTTTTTCTAACGCCCACTTAAAGCCCTGAATATACGCGGTTCCAAGCCCCAGTTTTTTCTCACGATGTATAATCTGCAATCTGCAATCTGCAATCTGCAATCTGTCCAATATCTTTCCCGTTCCATCCGGCGAATTATCGTCAATCACTAATAGATTGAGATTGTAGTCCCCGAAGTTATTCGGGGATGAGCGAAGCGAATTATTGAGATTAAGAAGATGTTCAACAATTTTTTCTATATTTTCCTTTTCATTATAAGTCGGAATAATAACAAGTGATCTCATTTATCCAATTCCCAATTTTAATATTTCTTTATAAAGATTTTCGGTCTTTTTAACCATAGCATTGACGCCGAAAAAGTTACCAATCCGGAAACGCGCATTTTGTGACATTTGTTTTTTTAAGTTTTCATCTTTATATAATTTGACAATTTTTTCAACAAACATCTTCTTATCATGTAGCGGAGCAAGATATCCTGATACATTATCCTCAATGACTTCATTGTTTCCAGTAACATCGGAAGCGACAATCGGAACTCCCGTTGCCATTGCTTCCATCAGAGTATACGGCAAGCCCTCATGTTCGGAAGTTGACAGATAAACATCAAATGCATTAAGCAAATCAGGAACATCATTTCTGAACCCGGCAATCATAACTACATCTTTCAAGTTTTCCTTGTAAATTCTATTTTCAATGTCCTTTCTTCGTTCACCATCCCCAACCAAAATATAGCGAACAGGAATTTGTTTTAGAAGAATTTTTATTATTTCAATGCTTTTCTCAATACCTTTTGAATGATCAAATCTTGCTATGGTTCCAATCACAAATTCGGTTTCTTTAATACTTAACTGTTCTCGGCTTTTTTTTCGTTTCTGTATGTTAAAAGAATACCGCTTTATATCCACGCCGTTATATATTACTACTGACTTTTTTATGGAATGAAGTTTGAGTTTTATCGCTAAGGATTCTTCGGAAAAAGATACATGAACTATTTTAACAGTAAGATACGATAACAATTTTTCTATTAGAAAATATATTTGCCTTATAAACCAATTATACTTATCAAAATGTATCCCGTGAAAAGTGTAAACAACAGGAACATTGGTAAACAACCCTGCCAATCGACCGTAAATTCCACCACCCTTGCCGTGACAATGAACAAGTGCTATTCCATTACTTTTGATAAATCTGCATAATTTCAGCAAAAATAATAACGAAAATTTCCTGAATGGAATTTCAATAGAACCTGCCGTCAAACTTTTAAATTTTTCGGCATAATATCCGTGCGGCGGACAGGCGATATACGGCACAAACAAGTTTTTGTCAATGTTTGACAAAAGTTGGCAAATGTGTTCCTGCCCGCCTCCAATGTCTGACCTGACCGACACATAAATAATTTTTTTCACCATTTTTGAACAATTTTTATAATTTCGTTATATATTGATCTGTTTGTAGTGTTGGCAAATAATAATTTGATTTTGTATTTTAAATAAAGATAGTATTTCAAGATTTGTTGTTCAATTCTCGGACGGTATTTACGGTAATAGTACAATTGACTTTGTCTATAATAAATCTGGGTTTTATCACCCACTTTTTCCATGCTTTTACCTAATAAATGAATAATATTGGCATATGGGAAAAAAACAACTTTCCATCCATATTTTTTAGCACGAGCACAAAAATCCGGCTCTTCAAAATAAAGAAAAAAATTTTCGTCTAAAAACCCCGAAGTTGCAAAAACGTTTCGCCGTATCAACATACATGCTCCACTTAATACTGGCACTTCACGGATTTTGCGCTGTCGAAAATCAAGTGCTCTTGACAAGATTTTGTATCTTCTGACATATTCTGGCGAAAACAATTTCCGCACATTTTCCCATATTATCGTTGGCATAAAATCCCAAGACGATTGCGAGATTTCATTATTTTCGTCAACTATTTTTGGTCCTAATACTCCGACATTCCGATTGTTTATCATATATTCAATCATTCTATCCAACGAACCCGGCAAAATTACAGTGTCACTGTTTAATATTAGTACATATTCTCCAACAGATTCCCTTATTCCTGTGTTATTTGCCCTGGCGAATCCAATATTTTGATTATTCAAAATTGCCTTTATACCGACACTCTTTTGCAGAAATTCTTTGCTGCCATTGGTAGAATTATTATCAACCACGATTATTTCATAATCATATTTTGTAACATTTTTTACAACTGATTCAACACATTGTATTAATAAACTTTTGGTGTTATAATTTACAATAACAATAGAAAGAAGAACGGGTCTGTTCATTTTAATTTTATTCTAAATACGAATTGCGAGGCCAACAAAGCAGGATACAAGTTTCTGACAAAAACGGGCATCTGAGCACCGGCACCACGAAAATGAACAATATCATATCCGCATTTATCAAACATTTTTTTTATACTATGCAGAGTAAAAAACCGCAGATGATTCTTGTCAAGTATTCCGCTCTCTTGATACTCAAATTTACCAAACAGCAAGTTCCATCTTACTCTCCAATTTGCAATATTCGGTATGGAAATTATAATAGAGCCGTTTGGATTTAATTTTTCCCTTGCCTTAATTAAAATGTGTTCCGGATCTTTCAAATGTTCCAGCACATCTCCAAAGACAATAAAATCAAATTTTTCGTTTAATTGTTCAAACACATCACTCTTTTCTACATCCAATATAACTATCTTGTGATAAAATGATTGGGCTATTTTGGCAGATTCTTCGTCAATCTCAATTCCATACATCTTACAATTTTTATTTTCTATAAGATACCTGCCCAAAAACCCTGTCGAACATCCAACATCAAGCACAACAGAATTTTTATCTATTAACCCGATAATCTGTCCGTGAGTGGTCTCTCTTTCAAAATGACTTTTTTCTATACTATGATGGTATTTCAGAGTTGGCACTGATATCTTGTAATTGTTACTACGACCTTCCGTGTTTCTAAATTCAACCGTTTTTAATTTTAAAAAATAACAATACAAACAACTTATTGTATTAACGATTTTACAGATTATTTTATTTGAATTAAAAATCTTTGAACTCATATATTTTAGGATTTCAGTGTTAGAGATGATTCTTTGATTTTGAATTTTTTTTCTTTTACCACAAACAATTTTTAGATTTAAAAAAAACCATAAAATTGCTTTTATCCACCCAGTAAATGACTTGTTAGGATTAAATATAATATATAGCGGTTTAAAAACAATATCAAAAATCAAACATGGAATTATTTTTAGCAGTGTAATTGAATCATAAAAGATAAATAGATTCAAAATACGATTTCTTTCCTGATAAAATGTTCGCACACTTGATTTTTGCTTTCGGGTGCTTACAGAACCAAGGTGCTGAACAATTGACTCAGAACACTGTGAAATTTTATAGCCCTTAAGACGAGCAAACCAAGATAGATATACATCCTCAGAATAAAAAAAATAATCCGGGTCAAACGGCACAGCAATTTTTTCTTTATCAAAAAGAAGTGAACAACCGGAGGCAATAAATATCTCTTGCGGGTCATTAAATATATTGTAGATATTATAGCCAATCAAATTTAATGTCCCGTTTTTTTCATAATACTTATCCGGAACCCCTACTGTATAAATTTTTGACCCTACAATAACACTGTCAGTTGCTTTCATACAGTCCCACAATTTTTGCAACCATTCTTCATTTACAACCGTATCATTATTCAAAATCGCCACATACCGGGACGATGCATTCAAAACACCAATATTATTGCCTTGGGCAAAACCAAAATTTTTCTCGTTTTTTATTATTTTAACCTGTGGAAATTTTGTCTTCACAAAATCAACACTTCCATCAGTAGAATTGTTATCAACCACTATCAGTTCAACAGGTGAATATGTCTGTTTCTGCAAAGAATCAAAACAATTTTTAAGATATTCTTTGCCATTGTAATTTAAGACAACAACTGATATAAGTTTAT
Coding sequences within:
- a CDS encoding glycosyltransferase, with the translated sequence MVKKIIYVSVRSDIGGGQEHICQLLSNIDKNLFVPYIACPPHGYYAEKFKSLTAGSIEIPFRKFSLLFLLKLCRFIKSNGIALVHCHGKGGGIYGRLAGLFTNVPVVYTFHGIHFDKYNWFIRQIYFLIEKLLSYLTVKIVHVSFSEESLAIKLKLHSIKKSVVIYNGVDIKRYSFNIQKRKKSREQLSIKETEFVIGTIARFDHSKGIEKSIEIIKILLKQIPVRYILVGDGERRKDIENRIYKENLKDVVMIAGFRNDVPDLLNAFDVYLSTSEHEGLPYTLMEAMATGVPIVASDVTGNNEVIEDNVSGYLAPLHDKKMFVEKIVKLYKDENLKKQMSQNARFRIGNFFGVNAMVKKTENLYKEILKLGIG
- a CDS encoding glycosyltransferase family 2 protein: MNRPVLLSIVIVNYNTKSLLIQCVESVVKNVTKYDYEIIVVDNNSTNGSKEFLQKSVGIKAILNNQNIGFARANNTGIRESVGEYVLILNSDTVILPGSLDRMIEYMINNRNVGVLGPKIVDENNEISQSSWDFMPTIIWENVRKLFSPEYVRRYKILSRALDFRQRKIREVPVLSGACMLIRRNVFATSGFLDENFFLYFEEPDFCARAKKYGWKVVFFPYANIIHLLGKSMEKVGDKTQIYYRQSQLYYYRKYRPRIEQQILKYYLYLKYKIKLLFANTTNRSIYNEIIKIVQKW
- a CDS encoding bifunctional glycosyltransferase family 2 protein/class I SAM-dependent methyltransferase; translation: MNKLISVVVLNYNGKEYLKNCFDSLQKQTYSPVELIVVDNNSTDGSVDFVKTKFPQVKIIKNEKNFGFAQGNNIGVLNASSRYVAILNNDTVVNEEWLQKLWDCMKATDSVIVGSKIYTVGVPDKYYEKNGTLNLIGYNIYNIFNDPQEIFIASGCSLLFDKEKIAVPFDPDYFFYSEDVYLSWFARLKGYKISQCSESIVQHLGSVSTRKQKSSVRTFYQERNRILNLFIFYDSITLLKIIPCLIFDIVFKPLYIIFNPNKSFTGWIKAILWFFLNLKIVCGKRKKIQNQRIISNTEILKYMSSKIFNSNKIICKIVNTISCLYCYFLKLKTVEFRNTEGRSNNYKISVPTLKYHHSIEKSHFERETTHGQIIGLIDKNSVVLDVGCSTGFLGRYLIENKNCKMYGIEIDEESAKIAQSFYHKIVILDVEKSDVFEQLNEKFDFIVFGDVLEHLKDPEHILIKAREKLNPNGSIIISIPNIANWRVRWNLLFGKFEYQESGILDKNHLRFFTLHSIKKMFDKCGYDIVHFRGAGAQMPVFVRNLYPALLASQFVFRIKLK
- a CDS encoding polyprenol monophosphomannose synthase, translated to MRSLVIIPTYNEKENIEKIVEHLLNLNNSLRSSPNNFGDYNLNLLVIDDNSPDGTGKILDRLQIADCRLQIIHREKKLGLGTAYIQGFKWALEKDFTHIFTMDADFSHSPDYLPEFLKKFTDYDLIIGSRYVKCGGVRNWPYQRKLISRCGNLYAKTILQFPVNDCTSGFMGFRREVLESINLDEIKSEGYGFLIEMKYRTYRHGYKIFEYPIIFVDRTQGKSKISKNIIWEAIFLVWKLLKQVR